A single genomic interval of Halalkalibaculum roseum harbors:
- a CDS encoding GumC family protein produces MSPDEKHSNKNYNNGYFGNGHPLNGYRGEPNRGRSEAQDPDEIDLKRLFYTLWNNKWIIIASVVLCSVLAGVVAYSVTPIYRSEGSMLIKDSGNKLSSMGGDNGLASMLSSTYGIGMGSTIANELQILQSRNLSMEMADSMMQLQVMRNGRQFPVLFTEYPDDSTMVEQDVIAKRLRDSFSFSRSDREADLVTVAFESPSPLEAAFAVNLSMDIYSDLSTRQNRLAANAAVEFLENERTRIEDRLNTVEQRLREFMNREQLVQVDAQTEKLIERMAEMESRRQEARVKLVAVTSAIEQYEERLNSIKPGLAGQYADAIGPNMTRLQYQLAELEIEKMQLLANNPGLQNQETPTGKLAELNDKITFYRDRIEELTGNLVEQSDQYLGFLGSADGNVAETITELNRKLIELKIEQQQYQSQVEVLDEQLAEQRAFFDNLPDNMIELARLKRDVTINEELYLTVSKQFAEMSLWEQTQFGLGRPVDDGFIPEDPVQPNKKLYVLVGFILGGILSVGYIFVREAFNTKIDSIEKLKEYELPLLSVIPSFDKFVEEHHDGKDTVTLNGQEVSTSLVSLLMSDSAEAESFRRLQSNIIFANPDKDLKTILVTSSRQGEGKTTVASNLAIVMAEAGYKVAMVDADLRRPRIHKQFGLNWSPGVFDVVFEGATVQEALKPTLLDNLHVLPAGQEPPNAAALTQSSAFMGMIDELKETFDYVIIDTPPFGIITDASALIRKTDGVIAVARFNQTNEPELEHLLENLDQVHAHVLGTVLTDFNYKQTRDYRYNFYYHRDMYEDYAKYDYKGTR; encoded by the coding sequence ATGTCACCCGACGAAAAACATTCGAATAAGAACTATAACAACGGATATTTCGGTAACGGACACCCGCTGAACGGGTACCGGGGTGAGCCGAACCGCGGCAGGTCGGAAGCACAGGACCCGGATGAAATTGACCTGAAGCGGCTCTTCTATACGCTCTGGAATAACAAGTGGATTATCATTGCATCGGTGGTATTATGCTCGGTTCTTGCCGGGGTAGTTGCCTACTCGGTGACCCCGATCTACCGCAGCGAAGGGTCCATGCTAATCAAGGATTCGGGCAACAAGCTTTCTTCAATGGGCGGGGACAACGGGCTGGCCAGCATGCTTTCCTCCACCTACGGTATCGGTATGGGAAGCACCATTGCCAACGAATTGCAAATACTGCAATCACGTAACCTTTCGATGGAAATGGCCGATTCGATGATGCAGCTGCAGGTGATGCGTAACGGCCGGCAGTTCCCGGTACTGTTTACGGAATATCCTGATGACTCAACAATGGTAGAGCAGGATGTGATAGCAAAGCGGTTGCGTGACAGCTTCAGCTTTTCCCGATCTGACCGCGAGGCAGACCTCGTAACAGTTGCTTTTGAAAGTCCCTCCCCATTGGAGGCGGCCTTTGCAGTGAATTTATCCATGGATATCTATTCGGATCTTTCTACCCGGCAGAACCGGCTGGCGGCCAATGCAGCAGTTGAATTCCTGGAAAACGAGCGTACCCGCATTGAAGATCGTCTGAATACGGTAGAGCAGCGCCTGCGGGAATTTATGAACCGCGAACAGCTGGTGCAAGTGGATGCCCAGACGGAAAAACTCATTGAACGCATGGCCGAAATGGAATCGCGGCGGCAGGAGGCCCGGGTGAAACTGGTAGCGGTTACCTCGGCCATTGAACAGTACGAAGAACGACTGAACAGCATCAAACCGGGACTGGCCGGTCAGTACGCCGACGCCATCGGTCCGAACATGACCCGCCTGCAGTACCAGCTGGCCGAACTGGAAATTGAAAAGATGCAGCTGCTGGCCAACAACCCGGGGTTGCAGAACCAGGAAACCCCCACCGGTAAGCTGGCGGAATTGAATGATAAGATCACCTTTTACCGGGATCGTATTGAAGAGCTGACCGGGAACCTGGTGGAACAGAGCGACCAGTACCTGGGCTTTCTGGGCAGCGCCGATGGCAATGTGGCCGAAACCATCACCGAACTGAACCGGAAACTCATTGAATTGAAGATCGAGCAGCAGCAGTACCAATCACAGGTAGAAGTACTGGACGAACAGCTGGCCGAGCAGCGTGCCTTTTTTGACAACCTTCCCGATAACATGATCGAGCTGGCCCGACTCAAGCGGGACGTGACTATTAATGAAGAGTTGTACCTGACGGTCTCCAAGCAGTTTGCGGAGATGTCGCTGTGGGAGCAGACCCAGTTCGGACTCGGCCGCCCGGTAGACGACGGGTTCATCCCCGAAGACCCGGTGCAGCCCAACAAGAAGCTCTATGTTCTCGTGGGCTTTATCCTGGGGGGCATTCTAAGCGTGGGCTATATCTTTGTGCGCGAAGCCTTCAATACCAAAATCGACAGCATCGAAAAACTGAAAGAGTATGAGCTGCCGCTGCTGTCGGTAATCCCATCTTTTGATAAGTTTGTTGAGGAACATCACGACGGGAAGGATACCGTCACCTTGAACGGGCAGGAGGTCTCCACCTCATTGGTGTCGCTGCTGATGTCCGACTCAGCCGAAGCGGAATCCTTCCGCCGCCTGCAGAGCAACATCATCTTTGCCAACCCGGATAAAGATCTAAAAACAATACTAGTCACCAGTTCCCGGCAGGGCGAGGGCAAAACCACGGTGGCCTCCAACCTGGCCATTGTGATGGCCGAAGCGGGTTACAAGGTGGCGATGGTGGATGCCGATTTGCGTCGACCCCGCATCCATAAGCAATTCGGACTTAACTGGAGTCCGGGCGTGTTTGACGTGGTTTTTGAAGGGGCCACGGTGCAGGAAGCGCTCAAGCCTACCCTGCTGGATAACCTGCATGTACTTCCCGCGGGGCAGGAGCCGCCCAATGCGGCTGCCCTCACCCAGAGTTCGGCTTTCATGGGCATGATTGATGAGCTCAAAGAAACATTTGATTATGTGATCATCGACACCCCGCCTTTCGGCATCATCACTGACGCCTCGGCCTTGATCCGCAAGACCGACGGGGTGATCGCCGTGGCCCGCTTCAACCAGACCAACGAGCCGGAGCTGGAACACTTGCTGGAAAACCTCGATCAGGTCCATGCCCATGTTCTAGGTACGGTGCTTACAGACTTCAACTATAAGCAGACCCGCGACTACCGGTACAACTTCTATTATCACCGGGATATGTATGAAGACTACGCCAAGTACGATTATAAAGGCACACGCTAA
- a CDS encoding oligosaccharide flippase family protein yields the protein MAEKENKKTIKQEVINSSLWGFLDKGSNIITSFLLGIVLARLLPPSDFGLIGLAMIIVGFGQIFVKLGMGPALIQKQDITERHVRVVFTTSITAGILLSIIVFASAPVTALIFDNYKVIPIVKALSIIFVISGLQIPSSALLIKKLDFRHLFYISLVESILYGFVSITLALLGFGVWSLVIGNIFRRVVSLIGSYWYVRHSLKPLFAKKEFHDLIHFGTGETLSGIFSYFALKGDYFVIGKLLGESALGLYTKAYNLMQAPTTQFVSVLTNVLFPTAAKLQADEKRLQRVFLRSMSSISFFALPLCTLLVLVAPELIYGLYGENWQGAIIPLQILGGFGIFRAMYNASASFLRAKGLVFQIFWAQVLYGIIVVVAVWFASTAFGLTGAAWAVGFAIFAMWCFMMELNIRSIRLSRLDIAYTLKPGVILAFVLFFSIQGLRMSLIFMGYSAFPLIKLGLFLLVGLFSVLITVLFLPQKWFNFVLVDLLEIVEKRVSSKFILYLQNIINFIK from the coding sequence GTGGCCGAAAAAGAGAATAAAAAAACCATTAAGCAAGAGGTAATCAATAGCAGTTTATGGGGATTCTTAGATAAGGGGAGTAATATAATAACTTCTTTTCTATTAGGAATTGTTCTGGCTCGTTTGTTACCTCCTTCAGACTTTGGTTTGATTGGTCTAGCTATGATTATCGTGGGTTTTGGACAAATCTTTGTGAAGTTGGGTATGGGGCCTGCTCTTATTCAAAAACAGGATATTACAGAGCGACATGTTCGGGTAGTATTTACTACATCTATTACTGCTGGCATTTTATTATCTATTATTGTTTTTGCAAGTGCTCCAGTAACAGCATTGATCTTTGATAATTATAAGGTTATACCAATTGTAAAAGCGTTATCGATTATTTTTGTTATTTCCGGTCTTCAAATTCCAAGTAGTGCACTATTAATTAAGAAGCTAGATTTTAGACACCTTTTTTATATTAGTTTAGTCGAAAGTATTCTGTATGGTTTTGTGTCAATTACCTTGGCATTATTAGGATTTGGAGTTTGGAGCTTAGTAATTGGAAATATTTTTCGAAGAGTTGTAAGCTTAATAGGAAGTTACTGGTATGTGAGACATAGTTTAAAGCCTTTATTTGCTAAGAAAGAGTTTCATGATTTAATACATTTTGGAACGGGTGAAACGCTTAGTGGAATATTTAGTTATTTTGCTTTGAAAGGTGACTACTTTGTAATTGGAAAATTGCTTGGAGAAAGTGCTTTAGGGCTCTACACCAAAGCCTACAATTTAATGCAAGCACCAACCACACAATTTGTTAGTGTATTAACAAATGTGCTTTTCCCAACTGCTGCGAAATTGCAAGCTGATGAAAAACGTCTTCAAAGAGTTTTTCTGAGGTCCATGAGTTCAATTTCTTTTTTTGCATTGCCTTTATGTACTTTATTGGTATTAGTAGCTCCAGAATTAATTTATGGTTTATATGGAGAAAATTGGCAAGGAGCAATTATTCCACTACAGATTTTGGGGGGATTTGGAATATTTAGGGCTATGTATAATGCGTCCGCCTCATTTTTAAGAGCTAAGGGATTAGTGTTTCAAATATTTTGGGCACAAGTATTATATGGTATTATTGTTGTTGTAGCTGTGTGGTTTGCTTCAACAGCATTCGGATTAACAGGTGCGGCTTGGGCAGTAGGATTTGCAATTTTTGCAATGTGGTGTTTCATGATGGAATTAAATATTAGATCTATAAGATTATCTAGACTTGATATAGCTTATACTCTGAAACCAGGTGTTATTTTGGCATTTGTCCTTTTCTTTTCAATACAGGGTTTGAGGATGAGTTTAATCTTTATGGGCTATTCAGCGTTTCCATTAATTAAGCTGGGTTTATTTTTATTAGTAGGGTTATTTTCAGTTTTAATTACAGTATTATTTTTACCACAGAAATGGTTTAATTTTGTTTTAGTTGATCTATTAGAAATCGTGGAAAAGAGAGTGTCTTCCAAATTCATACTATACCTTCAGAATATTATTAATTTTATTAAGTAG
- a CDS encoding class I SAM-dependent methyltransferase produces the protein MIKSLNKYFKSFMGRSRSEINALRNVTALISLDSLIDIYIPWSGSALKPSLIKLILNDILIHNRENIVECGSGISTLYIASLFKQYSLTKRKIYSIDHDREWIQTLESYLDRLDLSKYVQVIHAPLEEFENEFDEMKWYKTSTLNDYFDNIIIDQLIVDGPPAYKESIKYSRYPAGVYFKNNFGKNYSIFLDDLDRKGEQEITKKWSDILGIEFNFKYGDKSFVVGMKGEKFNI, from the coding sequence ATGATAAAATCTTTAAACAAATATTTTAAATCCTTTATGGGAAGGAGCAGGTCTGAAATAAATGCATTAAGAAATGTTACCGCTTTAATTAGCTTAGATTCCCTTATTGATATTTACATACCGTGGAGTGGATCTGCTTTAAAACCAAGTTTAATTAAATTGATACTTAATGATATTCTTATTCACAATCGGGAAAATATTGTTGAGTGTGGGAGTGGTATTTCCACATTATATATTGCGAGCTTATTTAAGCAATATTCTTTAACCAAAAGAAAAATATATTCAATTGATCACGATAGGGAGTGGATCCAAACTTTAGAATCATATTTAGATAGGTTGGATTTAAGTAAGTATGTACAGGTAATACATGCGCCTTTGGAGGAATTTGAAAACGAATTTGATGAAATGAAATGGTATAAAACCTCTACTCTAAATGATTATTTTGATAATATTATTATAGACCAGTTAATTGTAGATGGTCCTCCTGCATATAAAGAGTCAATTAAATATTCGCGTTATCCTGCTGGTGTTTATTTTAAAAACAATTTTGGGAAAAATTATTCAATATTTCTTGATGATTTAGATAGAAAAGGGGAGCAAGAAATAACTAAGAAATGGAGCGACATTTTGGGTATAGAATTTAATTTTAAATACGGTGATAAGAGCTTTGTTGTGGGCATGAAAGGGGAAAAATTTAATATCTAA
- a CDS encoding sulfotransferase domain-containing protein: MKNDMIIFIKKLLLFVRGIFYRERNTPTNLYHLTIQKSGSQWVKHILSDKRFRAKSKLKKYPQHRYEWNEFHQIFPKGTFVPGLYMSYDLYEEIQKPNNYKTICIIRDPRDIVVSWYYSALKTHALIGKVAKYREALTSMDIDTGLHYGIDELSMKFMAMRTWINNKDDENMLIIKFEDLTSNPLESFFKISKWCSFDLSKRELKEILDSYTKEKMRKKDLKKRKVKSESHYRTKSSNHTMYFKEEHFKHFYNVTGNLIDVLGYER, from the coding sequence ATGAAAAATGATATGATAATTTTCATAAAGAAGTTATTGCTATTTGTGAGAGGAATATTTTATAGAGAAAGAAACACCCCAACAAACTTGTATCATTTAACAATTCAAAAATCAGGTAGTCAATGGGTAAAGCATATTTTGAGCGACAAAAGATTTAGGGCAAAATCAAAATTAAAAAAGTATCCACAACATAGGTATGAATGGAATGAATTTCATCAGATTTTTCCTAAAGGTACATTTGTTCCGGGGTTGTATATGTCCTACGATCTCTACGAAGAAATTCAGAAGCCAAATAATTATAAAACCATTTGTATCATTAGGGATCCACGAGATATTGTTGTTTCCTGGTATTATTCGGCGTTGAAAACACATGCCTTAATAGGTAAAGTAGCAAAGTATAGAGAAGCATTGACTAGTATGGATATCGATACTGGTTTACATTATGGTATAGATGAATTATCAATGAAATTCATGGCTATGAGAACCTGGATAAATAACAAAGACGACGAGAATATGTTAATCATTAAATTCGAAGATTTAACTTCAAATCCATTAGAATCATTTTTTAAGATCTCAAAATGGTGTTCTTTTGATCTTAGTAAACGAGAACTGAAAGAAATTCTTGACAGTTACACCAAAGAAAAAATGAGAAAAAAAGACCTCAAAAAAAGGAAAGTTAAAAGTGAATCCCACTATAGAACTAAAAGCAGTAACCATACAATGTATTTTAAAGAAGAGCACTTCAAACATTTCTATAATGTTACTGGTAACTTGATTGATGTTTTAGGGTATGAAAGATAA
- a CDS encoding glycosyltransferase family 4 protein: protein MKDKLKVLHVLAGSLKGGAAKGAYWQHQGLLELDVDSRILINSRDSSNDENVKSIISSKKAKLRQYINLKLEKLPLKLYKNYQGQMFSIGYFGHDITKHEWYNWADIINLHWINAGFISIKGIAKIKKPIVWTLRDMWPFTGGCHISLGCENYKTGCGSCFQLGSSKFNDLSHKINKRKQKYYPKSMKLVGISNWISEQAKKSSVFKYSDVRTIFNNINCSDFYPIDKIKAREVLGLPTDKKLILVGGTDLNKIHKGFDKFLEAINLLQNEKYFLVFFGNLISSLVNNLDFEYKNFGYLNDLISLRLLYSSADVFIAPSIMDAFGKTIAESMACGTPVVCFDSTGPKDIVDHKVNGYKAKPYEIEDLKEGIVWILDNTEKYNLSGNAKNKIQSTFDSKVVARQYLKLYQECLSIN, encoded by the coding sequence ATGAAAGATAAACTAAAAGTTTTACACGTATTAGCAGGTAGTTTAAAAGGTGGTGCAGCCAAAGGGGCTTATTGGCAGCACCAAGGGCTTTTAGAGTTAGATGTAGATTCAAGAATCTTAATTAATTCACGTGATAGTTCAAATGATGAAAATGTTAAATCAATAATATCAAGTAAGAAAGCAAAATTAAGACAGTATATAAATTTAAAATTAGAAAAATTACCTCTTAAATTATATAAAAATTACCAAGGACAGATGTTTAGTATTGGTTATTTTGGTCATGATATTACTAAACATGAATGGTATAATTGGGCTGATATTATTAACCTGCATTGGATCAATGCAGGTTTTATAAGTATTAAAGGGATTGCTAAAATAAAAAAACCGATAGTATGGACATTAAGAGATATGTGGCCATTTACAGGTGGCTGTCATATTAGTCTTGGTTGTGAAAATTATAAAACTGGATGCGGTTCTTGCTTTCAGTTAGGCAGTTCGAAATTTAATGATTTGTCACATAAGATTAATAAAAGAAAACAAAAATATTATCCTAAATCGATGAAACTGGTAGGCATAAGCAATTGGATAAGTGAACAAGCTAAAAAAAGTTCAGTTTTTAAGTATTCTGATGTTAGGACAATTTTTAACAATATCAATTGTTCTGATTTTTATCCAATTGACAAAATAAAAGCTAGAGAAGTCTTAGGGCTTCCCACTGACAAAAAATTAATTCTTGTTGGGGGCACAGATTTAAACAAAATTCATAAAGGTTTTGATAAGTTTTTGGAAGCTATTAATCTATTGCAAAATGAGAAATATTTTTTGGTTTTTTTTGGAAATTTAATCAGTTCTCTAGTAAATAACTTGGATTTTGAATATAAAAACTTTGGTTATTTGAATGACTTAATTTCTTTGAGATTACTGTATTCCAGTGCTGATGTTTTTATAGCCCCAAGTATTATGGATGCTTTTGGCAAAACAATCGCTGAATCCATGGCTTGTGGTACGCCTGTAGTTTGCTTCGATAGTACAGGGCCAAAAGATATAGTAGATCATAAAGTTAATGGATATAAAGCAAAGCCTTACGAAATTGAAGATTTGAAAGAAGGCATAGTGTGGATTTTAGATAATACAGAGAAATATAATTTAAGTGGTAATGCTAAAAATAAAATACAATCAACTTTCGACTCTAAAGTGGTTGCTCGTCAATATTTAAAGCTTTATCAAGAATGCTTGTCTATAAATTGA
- a CDS encoding glycosyltransferase family 2 protein, which translates to MAKLSIITINLNNVDGLKKTIESVLNQTFSDFEYIIIDGASEDGSLETIKQFSDRISYWVSEPDKGIYNAMNKGIKKAKGEYIIFMNSGDYFNNSKILERIFSIERKADFIIGEIEMFMENKNLKTNTPQNISFELLYNGTIYHQATFTKKTVFEQLGGYNENKQITSDWEFITLALAKHNMSYKVLDVEVANVDATGISTTNPDLVKKERAEMLENNFSLFIPDYEKLNRLEKLTFGYLLKLLYKKIRKLYWIAQKRLKDLKISISP; encoded by the coding sequence ATGGCTAAATTATCCATCATTACAATAAACCTAAATAATGTTGATGGCTTAAAAAAAACTATTGAAAGCGTTCTTAATCAAACCTTTTCCGACTTTGAGTATATTATTATTGATGGTGCAAGTGAAGATGGAAGTTTAGAAACAATAAAACAGTTTAGTGATAGAATCTCATATTGGGTTAGTGAACCTGATAAGGGTATTTATAACGCTATGAACAAAGGCATTAAAAAAGCCAAGGGAGAGTATATTATATTTATGAACAGTGGAGATTATTTTAATAACTCTAAAATTTTAGAAAGAATTTTTTCAATTGAAAGAAAGGCTGATTTTATTATAGGAGAGATTGAAATGTTTATGGAGAATAAAAATCTCAAAACCAATACACCTCAAAATATATCCTTTGAATTGCTCTATAACGGTACTATATATCATCAGGCGACTTTTACAAAAAAAACTGTATTTGAGCAGCTCGGGGGGTACAATGAAAATAAACAGATAACTTCCGATTGGGAATTTATTACGCTTGCCCTAGCAAAACATAATATGTCTTATAAAGTATTGGATGTTGAAGTTGCTAATGTAGATGCCACAGGAATTAGCACTACGAATCCTGATCTAGTTAAAAAAGAGAGAGCAGAGATGCTTGAAAATAATTTTTCTCTGTTTATTCCTGATTATGAAAAATTGAACAGGTTAGAAAAATTGACTTTTGGATACCTTCTCAAACTATTATATAAAAAAATAAGAAAATTATACTGGATTGCTCAAAAAAGATTGAAAGACTTAAAAATCTCAATCTCACCTTAG
- a CDS encoding glycosyltransferase family 2 protein codes for MSNQNVLTTPSKKNKITAVITAYNAERFISRSIDSVINQKGEECDIIVVNDASTDDTAKVVKEYGDRVKYIELKENRGPAVGRTVGLFETDTDFVAFLDSDDCWKEDFARVMKNFLRSHPEAVAANSGYVSIDYNGETKFQPQLTKEDQKYYKDGALCENFYEFWAKYNCVRTGTVLMRTQVAQKTGGQREDLRLTEDLEFWGYLATFSRWGFVPANLFVTDQQILTPSERLEKFNKRFSFFKELKLQKWSRRIEPALSDSLSIRAFDEFLKNIATTIAFAKAYSFSFRDAYRFSKNNKDYIHSNGWGKAIRLGLKLGPLGWPFVCVGLRLREILKAYTNPAIKHLKCILDFKA; via the coding sequence TTGTCTAACCAAAACGTGCTAACTACCCCTTCTAAAAAAAACAAAATAACGGCCGTAATTACAGCTTATAATGCCGAAAGGTTTATCTCGCGTTCCATAGATAGTGTAATCAATCAAAAGGGTGAGGAGTGTGATATTATAGTGGTCAATGATGCTTCAACTGATGATACGGCAAAGGTAGTAAAAGAGTATGGGGACAGAGTCAAGTATATAGAATTGAAAGAAAACAGAGGTCCGGCTGTTGGTCGTACAGTTGGCCTGTTTGAAACAGATACTGACTTTGTTGCTTTTCTTGATTCGGATGATTGCTGGAAAGAAGATTTTGCAAGAGTGATGAAGAATTTTCTGAGATCTCACCCTGAAGCAGTTGCGGCAAATAGTGGTTATGTGAGTATAGACTATAATGGAGAAACCAAATTTCAGCCACAGTTAACAAAAGAAGATCAAAAATATTATAAAGATGGCGCTCTATGTGAAAATTTTTATGAATTTTGGGCAAAATATAACTGTGTTAGAACTGGAACAGTTTTAATGCGAACCCAAGTAGCCCAAAAAACGGGAGGTCAGCGAGAAGACTTGAGGCTCACAGAAGATTTAGAATTTTGGGGATATTTAGCAACATTTAGCCGATGGGGTTTTGTCCCGGCGAATCTTTTTGTAACTGATCAACAGATACTTACCCCGAGTGAAAGACTTGAAAAATTTAATAAACGATTTTCTTTTTTTAAGGAACTAAAGTTACAGAAATGGAGCCGAAGAATTGAGCCTGCCTTATCAGATTCTCTTTCAATTAGAGCATTCGATGAGTTTTTAAAAAATATTGCTACCACTATTGCTTTTGCTAAAGCCTACTCATTTTCCTTTAGGGATGCCTATCGATTTTCCAAAAACAATAAGGATTATATTCATTCAAATGGGTGGGGTAAAGCAATACGGCTGGGACTAAAACTAGGGCCACTGGGGTGGCCTTTTGTTTGTGTAGGGTTAAGACTTCGAGAAATTCTTAAAGCTTATACTAATCCTGCGATTAAGCATTTGAAGTGTATTTTAGATTTTAAAGCATAA
- a CDS encoding O-antigen ligase family protein, with amino-acid sequence MKNSFNKISILKFFTVAGVPGYILLARPIIYALIARQRSFSEVATVDASAAIQIVVTTLAFIVGGYIFLKNSNHRKLLLKTPFRWFVFYLLWATITVLWSVIFSLTGYRAFENMAYLLLISAVLVKVYEKIGVEGLIDWVMKFAILTILASILQQVQLLGIGVLSIDTLLSEQMNSTPYFFLALLLPTGYFVKSFILPISIFSLSNTAYAGMAAGIFGLGRGSRKVKVFFGTILLATVGALLFYQPEIILKNTIFYGKEGVGLEYTTGRDQIFTIAVMEGLNNPLHGFGFVAGEEYIIRRTRPGVIGAHNGLLSAFLGTGIIGVFFFMIFLVGMIKVAKSNKIPSKYRGPFLCTTILIIIHTMGNPGLGTRVYGTWIPAVTIFSMISLIYLHFKKASSYENNMGHP; translated from the coding sequence TTGAAAAACTCTTTTAATAAAATTAGCATACTCAAATTTTTTACAGTTGCTGGTGTGCCGGGTTATATATTACTGGCAAGGCCGATAATATACGCATTGATAGCTCGACAAAGAAGTTTTAGCGAAGTTGCAACTGTAGATGCATCTGCAGCTATTCAAATTGTTGTGACCACACTTGCTTTTATAGTTGGAGGGTATATTTTCTTGAAAAATAGTAATCACCGTAAGCTATTATTAAAGACACCGTTTAGGTGGTTTGTTTTTTATTTGCTTTGGGCAACAATTACTGTGCTTTGGAGTGTAATATTTTCCCTTACGGGTTATCGGGCCTTTGAAAATATGGCCTATTTATTATTGATATCAGCTGTATTGGTTAAAGTATATGAAAAAATTGGGGTAGAGGGTCTTATCGACTGGGTTATGAAGTTTGCGATATTGACCATTTTGGCAAGTATCTTACAGCAAGTTCAGTTGTTGGGAATTGGGGTTTTATCAATTGATACTCTTTTAAGTGAACAGATGAATTCCACTCCATATTTCTTTTTAGCGTTACTTTTACCGACTGGTTATTTTGTAAAGAGTTTTATACTACCAATATCTATTTTTAGTCTTTCAAATACTGCTTATGCTGGAATGGCAGCAGGAATATTTGGTCTTGGAAGAGGTAGTAGAAAAGTTAAAGTCTTCTTTGGTACAATTTTACTAGCCACTGTGGGTGCACTATTATTTTATCAACCTGAAATAATCCTTAAAAATACAATATTTTATGGTAAGGAGGGGGTTGGATTAGAATATACTACAGGAAGAGATCAAATTTTTACAATAGCTGTCATGGAAGGTCTTAATAATCCGTTACATGGCTTTGGTTTTGTAGCAGGTGAAGAATATATAATAAGGAGGACAAGGCCGGGTGTTATTGGGGCTCACAATGGGCTACTTTCCGCATTTCTTGGTACAGGAATAATTGGTGTTTTCTTTTTTATGATATTTTTGGTTGGTATGATAAAAGTTGCGAAATCAAATAAAATACCATCAAAATATCGTGGTCCTTTTCTGTGTACTACAATTCTAATTATTATCCATACAATGGGAAATCCTGGTTTGGGTACACGAGTATATGGAACTTGGATACCAGCAGTTACTATTTTTTCAATGATTAGTTTAATTTATCTACACTTTAAAAAAGCTTCATCTTATGAGAATAACATGGGTCACCCGTAG